The Streptomyces sp. DG1A-41 genomic sequence GCCCTCGACGACGCGGGCGTGGGGCCGGACGAGGTGGACGTCGTCTTCGCGGACGCGGCCGGTGTGGTGGACCTGGACCGGGCGGAGGCCACCGCGATCAACGAGGTGTTCGGCACCGGCCTGGTCCCGGTGACCGCGCCCAAGACCATGACCGGACGCCTCTACTCCGGTGCCGGCTCGCTGGACGTGACGGCGGCCCTGCTGTCCATCCGGGACGGTCTGATCCCGCCCACCGTCAACGTGACCGCCGACCCCGCCTACGGCCTCGACCTCGTCACCGGTGCCCCCCGCGCCGCCGCGGTCCGCACCGCCTTGGTCGTCGCCCGTGGCTACGGCGGGTTCAACTCGGCCCTCCTCGTCCGCGCCGCCGGTTGATCCGACGGCCCGACCACCCGCTCAACGAAAGGACCAACCCACCATGACCGCCAAGGCGTTCACCCTGGACGACCTCCGCCGCATCCTCCGTGAGGGCGCCGGTGAGGACTTCGATCTCGACGACGACATCGACGACGTCACCTTCGTGGACCTCGGCTACGAGTCGCTGGCCCTGCTGGAGACCGGCGCGCGCATCGGCCGCGAGTACGGCATCGAGCTGGAGGACGAGACCCTCATCGACGCCGAGACGCCCCGGCGACTGGTCGACGCCGTCAACGCGCAGCTGCTGGCCACCCGCGCCTGAGACACCCCACGCCCGTACAGAAGTCTGGAGTGAACATGACCGATCAGCAGCGGGTCGCCCTGGTCACCGGGGCGACCAGCGGTATCGGCCTCGCCGTGGCCAGGATGCTGGGCGCCCAGGGCCACCGGGTCTTCCTCTGCGCACGTACCGAGGAATCCGTCACGGCCACCGTCAAGGAACTGCGCGAGGAGGGCCTGACCGTCGAGGGCCGGGCCTGCGACGTCCGGTCGGGGGACGACATACGGGCCTTCGTACGGGCCGCGGTCGACACCTTCGGCACGGTCGACGTGCTGGTGAACAACGCCGGCCGCAGCGGCGGCGGGGTCACCGCCGACCTCGCCGACGAGCTGTGGGCCGATGTCATCGACACCAACCTCACCAGCGTCTTCCGGATGACCCGGGAGGCCCTCACCACCGGCGGCATGCGCCACAAGGATCGCGGCCGCATCATCAGCATCGCCTCCACGGCCGGCAAACAGGGTGTCGTCCTCGCTGCTCCCTACTCCGCCTCCAAGCACGGCGTCGTCGGCTTCACCAAAGCCCTCGGCAACGAGCTCGCCCCCACCGGCATCACCGTCAACGCCGTCTGTCCCGGGTACGTCGAGACGCCCATGGCGCAGCGGGTGCGCGCCGGTTACGCGGCGGCGTACGACACCACCGAGGACGCCATCCTCGAGAAGTTCCAGGCAAAGATCCCCCTCGGCCGCTACTCCACCCCCGAGGAGGTGGCGGGCCTCGTCGGCTATCTGGCCTCGGACACCGCCGCCTCCATCACCGCGCAGGCCCTCAACGTCTGCGGCGGCCTCGGCAACTTCTGAGACCCCCAGCGATCGTTTCCCACGAGGAGTCGAACCCCATGTCACAGCAGGGCCCGCGCGAGGTCGAACACGAGATCACCGTGTCCGCCCCGGCAGCCGCCGTCCACCGGCTCATCGCCGACGTGGCGAACTGGCCGCGGATCTTCCCCCCGACCGTCCACGCCGAGCAGCTCGAACAGGACGGCGCCGACGAACGCATACGCATCTGGGCCACCGCCAACGGCGAGCCCAAGAACTGGACCTCGCGCCGCACCCTCCACCCGGACGCGCTGCGCATCGACTTCCGGCAGGAGGTCTCCGCGCCCCCGGTCGCCGCCATGGGCGGCAGCTGGATCATCGAGGAACTGTCCGCCGACACCAGCCGGGTCCGGCTGCTGCACGACTACCGGGCGGTCGACGACGACCCCGAGGCGCTCGCCTGGATCGACCGGGCGGTGGACCGCAACTCCCGGACGGAGCTGGCCGCCCTCAAGGCCAACGTGGAACTGGTCGCCGGGGACAGCGGGGTCCTGCTGTCGTTCGAGGACAGCGTGCAGATCGACGGATCCGCCAAGGACGTCTACGACTTCCTCAACGAGGCGAACCTCTGGCAGGAGCGGCTGCCGCACGTCGCCTCCGTCCGGCTCGGTGAACCGGCGCCCGGCCTGCAGACCCTGGAGATGGACACCCGCACCAAGGACGGCTCGACCCACACGACCGTCTCCGTCCGCGTCTGCTTCCCGCACCAGCGGATCGTCTACAAGCAGACCACCCTGCCGGCCCTGATGACCCTGCACACCGGCTACTGGCTCCTGGAGGAGCACGCTGACGGCGTACGCGCCACCTCGCAGCACACGGTGGCGATCAACACCGCGAACATCGCCTCGGTCCTGGGTCCCGACGCCGGCCTCGCCGAGGCGCGCGAATTGGTCCGCACGGCGCTCAGCGGCAACAGCCGCGCCACCCTCGGCCACGCGAAGGCGTACGCCGAGAGCCGCCGCTGATCCGCCGCGGCCCCAGCCCTTCATCAGGAGTTCTTTCACCAGGAGTCCCCTCATGCTGTCGACCCAGATACCAGAGTCCGACATCGACCCGTATACCGACGAGTCGATCCTGAATCCCTACGACGCCTACCGCGCCCTGCGCGACCTGGGGCCCGTGGTCCGTCTCGACCAGTACGGCGTGTGGGCCGCCGCCCGCTACCAGGAGGTCTACGAGGCGCTGCACGACCACGAGTCGTTCATCTCCGGCGAGGGCGTCGGTGTCACCGAGCAACTGAACAAGGCCCAGCACGGCAGCAGCCTCACCAGTGACCCGCCCTATCACGACCTGGTGCGGGGCCTGGTCGCCCGCCATCTGACCCCGAAGGCGCTGCGCGAGGTGCAGGGGTACGTGGCGGACTGGGCGAACCGGCTCGTCGACGAGCTGATCGAGCGCGGGGAGTTCGACGCCGTCACCGACTTCGGGCAGGCGTTCCCGCTGGCCATCGTGCCCGACCTGCTGGGCTGGCCGGTCGAGGAGGGCCGGGAGCGGCTCCTCGACTGGGCGGCGGCCGGCTTCAACGCCTTCGGCCCGCTCAACGAGCGCACCGTGGCAGGGTTCCCGCTGCTGAAGGAGATGGGCGAGTTTCTGTACCGGATGTCGGTGCCGGGCAATCTGCGGCCCGGCTCCTGGGGCGCGCAGCTCGTCGCGGACGCCCAGGCCGGGAAGATCGCCAACGAACTGCTGCCAGCCCTGCTCGGCGACTTCCTCGCCCCCTCGATGGACACCTCGGTCAGCGCGCTCTCCAGCATGCTGTGGCTGTTCGGTGAGCACCCCGGCCAGTGGGACCTGCTGAAGGCCGAACCGTCCCTGGCGGGCAACGCGTTCAACGAGATCGTCCGGCGCGAGTCCCCGCTGCGCGGCTTCACCAGGCTGCTGACCAGGGACCGGGTCCTCGGCGGTGCCGAGCTGAAGGCCGGCTCACGGATGCTGCTGCTGTACGGCTCCGCCAACCGCGACGAACGGCACTGGGACGACCCGGAGACCTTCGACATCACCCGCCCCGACGCCGCCGAGCACCTCGGCTTCGGACACGGCATCCACGGCTGTGTGGGCCAGGCGCTGTCCCGGCTGGAGGGTAAGTCGCTGATGGACGCGCTGCTGCGCAAGGTGCGACGGATCGAGGTCGGGGTGCCGACCTGGCGGTTGCACAACACCATCCGCGGCATCGAGACCCTGCCCGTTGTGCTGCACGCCTGAACGCGCGGCCGCCGCACGGCGCGAGGAGCGCCGGCACATGACACGAGGAGCCACCGACACATGAAGCTGTCCGTCGAATTCGGCCGGTGCGAGGGGCACGGCCTGTGTGAGGAGGCCGCGCCGGAGCTGTTCCGGCTCGACGACGAGGGCGATCTCCTCGTGCTCTACGACCCGTCCGCCGAGATTCCCTCCGGACAGGAACCGGCCGCCGAACGGGCGGTGCGGGTCTGCCCCGTCGGCGCGCTGTGGCGCTTGGACCACTCCCAGGCTGGCTGACCGGGGCCGTCGGGCACAACGGGCCCAAGGGGCCAGGAAATCACACACGCGAAGCGAGGAGGTGACCGCCATGGCGGACCGGGTCGGCGACCACGCCCTGGTGCTGGGCGGCAGCATCGCGGGGCTGCTGGCCGCGCGGGCGCTGGCGGAGGCGTACACACGGGTGACCGTGGTCGACCGCGACGAACTGTCCGAGGGACCGGGGCCACGCCGCGGGGTCCCGCAGGGGCGGCAGATCCATGGTCTGTCGCCCCGGGGCCAGCAGGTCCTGGAAGATCTGTTCCCCGGCTTCACCGAAAGGATGGCCGCGGACGGCGCGCCGGTCGAGGACACCGTGGCGCGCGGTGACTGGTTCTTCGGCGGCCGGCTGCTGAAGAAGGCCCCCAGCACCCTGGTGACGGTGGCCTCCAGCCGCCCCTTCCTGGAGTCCCGCATCCGCGCCCGGGTGCGGGAGCTGCCCGGGGTGACCCTCCTGGAGGGCCATGAGGTCACCGCGCTGACCACCGCACCCGGCCACGGCCGGGTCGCCGGGGCCAGGGTCCGCGACCGTGCACCGGGCGGCACCGAGCGGGAGATCGGCGCCGACCTCGTCGTCGACGCGATGGGCCGGGGCACCCGCACCCCGTCCTGGCTCACCGCGCTCGGCTATCCGCAGGTCGAGGAGGACCGGCTGGAGATCGGCGTCGGGTACGCGACCCGCGAGTACCGTGTGCGGCCGGGGGCCCGTTACGACGGGCAGGCGATCATCGTCATCGCCTCGCCGGAGAACCCGCGGGGCGGGATCTGCGCCCAGATCGAGCAGGGCCGCATCCAGCTCACCGTCAACGGGGTGCTCGGCGACATGCCGCCCACCGACCCCGGCGAGTTCGAGGCGTACGCCAAGTCCCTGCCGGTGCCCGACCTGTACGAGCTGACCCAGCAGGCCGAGCCGCTGGGTGATCCGGTGGCGCACCGCTTCCCGGCGAGTGTGCGCCGCCGCTACGAGAAGCTGTCCCGCTTCCCCGACGGCCTGCTGCTCGTCGGGGACGCGGTGTGCAGCTTCAACCCGGTGTACGCGCAGGGCATGACGATGGCCGCCCTGAGCGCCCTGACCCTGCGCAGCCATCTGCGCGCCGGGGCCGAACCGCGTCCCCTGCCGTTTCTTCGCGACCTCGCCCGGCAGGCCATCGGCCCCTGCTGGGAAGCGAACCTCGTGAACGACCTGCGGTTCCCGGGAGTCGAGGGCCGCCGTACCCCGAAGACCCGGTTCACCCAGGCGTACAGCGGTCTGGTGCAGCGGGCCGCCGCACGGGACGCCATGGTCAGCCACGCCCTCATCCGGGTGCTGTCCCTGGCCGACCCGGGCACCGCGCTGCTGCGCCCCCGGTTGCTGCTGAGGGTCTTGCGCAACACCCTTTTCAGGAGAAGCCGGTGACGGCCCACCAGGAAATACGCCGACTCGTCGTGGTCGGCGCGTCGCTGGCCGGCCTGCGCGCGGTGGAGGCGGCGCGCGCGGCCGGCTTCACCGGCGAGATCACCCTGATCGGCGCGGAGGAGCACCTGCCGTACGACCGCACGGTGCTCTCCAAGTCCTTCCTGGACCACCCGGACATCGACCCTCCCGTCCCGCACTACCGCGAACGGGTGGATCTCACCGATCAGTTGGGCGTCCGGCTGCTGCTGGGCGCGCCCGCCGAGCGGCTCGACGCCGAGGCCCGCACCGTGCAGGTGGGCGGCCGGCAGATGCCGTACGACCGGCTGATCGTCGCGACCGGTGTACGGCCCAGGCGGCTGCCTGCCGCCCAGGAGCGGAGCGGCGTACTGAGCCTGCGCACGGTGGGTGACGCCCGCGCACTGCGCCGGCGCTTGGCCGACGCCCGCCGGGTCGTGGTGGTGGGCGCCGGGTTCATCGGCGCCGAGGTGGCCTCGGCGGCCCGCGGCCGGGGGGCCGAGACCACCCTGGTCGATGCGTCACCCGCCCCGCTGGCCCGCGCCGTTGGCCCGGAGCTGGGTCCGCTGCTCTCCCGGATGCACACCGCGCACGGTGCCCGGCTGCGCTGCGGCATCGACGTCGCCGAGGTGTGGCCCGACCGGGTGGTGCTCTCCGACGACACCGCGCTCGACGCCGACCTGGTCGTCGCCGGGGTCGGCGCGCAGCCGGCCGTCGACTGGCTCGCCGGGTCCGGACTGCGGCTCGACGACGGCGTGGTGTGCGGTCCGGACCTCGCCGCCTCCCTGCCGGGGATCCACGCGGCGGGCGACGCCGCTCGCTGGTACAACCCGTTGTTCGAGCGGGAGATGCGCCTGGAGCACTGGAGCAGCGCCGCCGAACAGGGCGCGATCGCCGCCCGCAATGCTCTCGGCGCGAGCGAGACCTGCGCCACCGTCCCCTACTTCTGGTCGGACTGGTACGGGGTGCGGATCCAGTTCCTCGGCGTGCCGGACGCCGAACACACCGAGATCTTCGGCGACGTCGACGGCCACCGTTTCGTGGCGCTGCTCGGCGCCCGGGACCGGCTCACCGGGGTGCTTCTGGTGGACCGGCGCAGGGACACCGCCAAGTACCGGCACATGCTGCGTCGCCGCGCCGGCTGGCGAGAGGCGCTGGACTTCGCCGCCCGCCGCGAGGCGACGGGCACGACCGTGGGAGTGAGACCGTGACCGCACAGGTGATCGTCGTCGGCGGCGGCCCGGTGGGTCTGCTGCTCGCGGGAGAACTGCGCCTCGGCGGCGCCGAGGTGACTGTCCTGGAACGGCTCACCGAACCGTCCCAGGAGTCTCGCGCGACCACCCTGCACGCCCGCACCATGGAACTCCTCGACCAGCGCGGCCTCCTGGAACACCTGGGCCCGCAACTGCCCCCGAACGAACCGCGCGGCCACTTCGGCGGCCTCCCGCTCGGCCTGGGCGCCACCGACAGCCCGTACGCCGGCCAGTGGAAAGTGCCCCAGACCCGGCTGCGGGAGCTGCTGCTGGAGTGGGCGACCGGACTGGGCGCTGACGTGCGTACGGGCCACGAGGTCACCGCTCTACGGCAGTCGGCGGACGGCATCGAGGCCACGGCCCGGGCAAGGCGCGGCACAATCCGGCTGACCGGCCGGTACGCCGTCGGCTGCGACGGTGAGGACAGCGCCGTACGGCGGCTCGCCGGCATCGCGTTCCCGGGTCATGACGCCACCCGGGAACTGCTGCGCGCGGACGTCGCGGGCGTCGACATCTCGGACCGCCGCTTCGAACGGTTGCCCAAGGGCCTTGCGATCGCGGGCCGCCGCCCCGACGGAGTGACCCGGGTGATGGTCCACCGCTTCGGGCGGCCGGCCGGAGTCCGCGTCGGGGAACCGGAGTTCGCGGAGATCGCCACGGTGTGGCGGGAGGTCACCGGCGAGGACATCTCCGGCGGCACACCGCTGTGGGTAAACGCCTTCGGCGACGCCGGCCGGCAGGCCGCACACTACCGGCAGGGCCGGGTACTGCTCGCCGGGGACGCCGCCCACGCACAGCTGCCGGTCGGCGGCCAGGCCCTCAACCTCGGCCTCCAGGACGCGGTGAATCTGGGCTGGAAACTGGCCGCCGAGGTCCGCGGCTGGGCTCCGCCCGCGCTGCTCGACACCTACCACGACGAACGGCACCGAATCGGACGCCGTGTCCTCGGCAACATCGCGGCCCAGGCCTCGATCCTCCTCGGCGGCGAGGAGACGGACGCCCTGCGCGCGGTGCTGGGTGAACTGCTGCGGTACGACTCCGCCGGAGCGCTGCTCGCGGACATGATCAGCGGCCTGGACGTCCGCCAGCCGGAGGGAGATTCCGACCCGCCCTGGCTGGGCGCCCGGCTGCCGCTCACTGAACTCGGCACCGGCCTCGGCACGGACATCTCCACCTCACAACTGCTCCACGCGGCCCGGGGGTTGCTGCTCGACCTCGCCCCGGACGCGCCCGGCCACGCGGAGCTGAGGGCTCGGGCAGCGCGCTGGGCGGACCGGGTGCGCGTGGTGGCCGCACACGCCCCGGCGGACGGCCCCCTCGCCGGGGTCCGTGCTCTCTTGGTGCGTCCGGACGGACACACGGTGTGGGCACGAACGGCGTCCACGTCCGAGCCCGGTACGGCTGACGGATTCGTGAGGGCGCTGCGGCACTGGTTCGGCGAGCCTCGGCCGCGCCCCGCCTCCGCCGGGGCCTCTGTCACCGCCTCCGTACCCGGCACCGTGTCGGGCAGCCCCCGCCCCGAAGGCTCCACCCCCGTGACCCGAACGACCTTCAGGAGGAATGACGTGGGAACCCTGGTGAACAAGACTGCCCTGGTCACCGGCGCGAGCCGGGGTATCGGACGAGCCGTCGCCGAGCGGCTGGCCGCGGAGGGCGCGCTGGTCGCCGTGCACTACGCCCGGAACAAGGAGGCGGCCGAGGAGACCGTCACCGGCATCAGGGCGGCGGGCGGCCGGGCCTTCCCGGTGCGCGCCACCTTCGGTGTGCCCGGCGACGTCGACGCCCTGTTCGAGGGCGTCGAGGAAGGGCTGAAGGAGCACACCGGCGGCATCGAGCTCGACATCGTCGTCAACAACGCGGGCATCATGGGCGGCGTCACCCCCGAGGAGACCACTACCGACCTCTTCGACCGGCTGGTCGCGGTCAACGCCAAGGCCCCCTTCTTCGTGATCCAGCGGGCCGTGCAGAACATGCGCGACGGCGGCAGGATCATCAACATCTCCTCCGGGCTCACCCGCTTCGCCAACCCCGAGGAGATCGCGTACGCGATGACGAAGGGCGCCGTGGAGACCCTGGCGCGCCACTACGCCAAGCACTTCGCCGGCCGCGGCATCACCGTGAACAGCGTCGCCCCCGGCATCACCGACAACGGCGGCGAGATCTTCGCCAACCCGCAGGCGGTGGAGTTCATGGCGCAGCTGTCCGCGTTCGGCCGGGTGGGCCGGCCCACGGACATCGCCGGCGTGGTGGCCTTCCTCGCCTCCGATGACGCCCGCTGGATCACCGGCGCCTTCCTCGACGCCACCGGCGGCACCCTCCTGTGAGCCGGGCCCGGCACCCCGACAAGGAAGAAGGGATTCCCATGGGCAGAACCGCCTTCGTGTTCCCCGGCCAGGGCTCGCAACGGGTCGGCATGGGTCTCGACCTCGTCAAACAGTGGCCGCACCTGCGGGACACGTACTACGCGCCCGCCGACGACATCCTCGGCTTCCCGTTCTCCGCCCTGTGCTGGGAAGGGCCGGCCGCCGCGCTGGCCGACATGCGGATCACCCAGCCCGCCATGCTGCTGTGCAGCGTGGCCGCGTTCGACGTGCTGCGGCGCCACGGCCTCGCTCCGGACGCCGTGGCCGGCCACAGCCTCGGCGAGGTCTCCGCGCTGGTGTGTGCGGGCGTCCTCGACTGGCGGGATGCGCTGCGGCTGGTGCGCATCCGCGGTGAGCTCATGACCTCGGTCACTGAGCAGGTGCCGGGCCGGATGGCCGCCGTCGTGGGCCTGACGCTGTACCAGGTCGAGGAGCTGTGCCTGCGGGCCGCGGCGGAGACCGGTGACGTGGTGGAGATCGCCAACCACAACGACCCCACCCAGGTGGTGGTCTCCGGGCAGGTCGCCGGCGTGGACCGGCTCTGTGACCTCGTCGGCGGGGCCGGGGCGGACCGGGTGGTCGCGCTGCGCATCGGCGGCCCCGCGCACTGCAGCCTCATGGGCCGGGTCGCCGACGCGTTCGCCGCGGCGCTCGACGACGTCCCGTTCCGCGCCCCCGAGGTGCCCGTCTACTCCGGCAGCAACGGAGTCTTGGTCACCGACGGCGAGCACGCGAAGCAACTCCTGCTGGGACAGCTCACCGGCCGGGTGCTGTGGACCGACGTGGTCCGCCGGATGACCGCCGACGGCGTGGACCGCTTCGTCGAGGTCGGGCCAGGCAAGGCGCTCAGCGGTCTGTGCGGGCGGATCGCGCCGGGCGTGACCACCTTGCGCACCGGCGACGCCCAGCAGGTGCAGCAGACCGTGGAAGCCGTCCTGCGAACCGAAGGAGCGGCCTGACATGCTTGCCCGAGTGGCCGAACTCCACGCACTGCGGGAGCAGGTCCTGCGCGGCCCCAGCGAGCAGGCGACCCAGGCACAGAAGGCCAAGGGGAAACTGACCGCCCGGGAGCGCATCGAACTGCTGCTCGACGATGGGTCCTTCCACGAGGTCGAGTCCCTGCGCCGGCACCGGGCCACGGGCTTCGGCCTGGAGGCCAAGAAGCCGTACACCGACGGTGTGATCACCGGGTGGGGCACGGTGGAGGGCCGGACGGTCTTCGTCTACGCCCATGACTTCCGCATCTTCGGCGGCGCCCTGGGCGAGGCCCACGCCACGAAGATCCACAAGATCATGGACATGGCGCTGGCTGCGGGCTCGCCCCTGGTGTCGCTGAACGACGGCGCGGGTGCCCGTATCCAGGAGGGCGTCTCGGCGCTCGCCGGCTACGGCGGCATCTTCCAGCGCAACACGAAGGCGAGCGGGGTGATCCCGCAGATCTCGGTGATGCTGGGTCCCTGTGCGGGCGGTGCGGCGTACTCGCCGGCGCTGACCGACTTCGTGTTCATGGTCCGAGAGACGTCCCAGATGTTCATCACCGGCCCGGACGTCGTCAAGGCGGTCACCGGCGAGGAGATCACCCAGAACGGCCTGGGCGGCGCGGACGTGCACGCCGAGGCCTCCGGTGTCTGTCACTTCGCGTACGACGACGAGGAGACCTGCATCGCGGACGTGCGTCACCTGCTCTCCCTCCTGCCGCCCAACAACCGGGAGAACCCGCCCTCGGTCTTCTGCGACGACCCCGCCGACCGGCTGACGGAGTCCCTGCTGACCCTGGTGCCGGAGGACGGCAACCGGCCCTACGACATGGCCAAGGTCATCGAGGAGATCGTCGACGACGGCGACTACCTGGAAGTCCACGAGCGCTGGGCACGCAACCTGATCTGCGCGCTGGCCCGGCTGGACGGCCACGTCGTCGGCATCGTCGCCAACCAGCCGCAGAGCCTGGCAGGTGTCCTGGACATCCACGCGTCGGAAAAGGGCGCACGTTTTGTGCAGATGTGCGACGCGTTCAACATCCCGATCGTCACCCTCCTGGACGTCCCCGGGTTCCTCCCCGGCGTGGACCAGGAGCACGGCGGCATCATCCGCCACGGCGCCAAGCTGCTCTACGCCTACTGCAACGCGACCGTGCCGAGGATCTCGCTGATCCTGCGCAAGGCCTACGGAGGTGCGTACATCGTCATGGACAGCCAGTCCATCGGTGCCGACCTCACCTACGCCTGGCCGACCAACGAGATCGCCGTCATGGGCGCGGAGGGTGCGGCCAACGTCATCTTCCGCCGCCAGATCGCCGAGGCCGACGACCCGGAGGCCATGCGGGCCCGCAAGGTCAAGGAGTACAAGGCCGAGCTGATGCACCCGTACTACGCGGCCGAGCGGGGTCTGGTCGACGAGGTCATCGACCCGGCCCGCACTCGGCAGGTCCTCATCGCCTCCCTGGCGATGCTCCACGCCAAACACGCCGAGCTGCCGCACCGCAAGCACGGCAACCCGCCGCAGTGAGCGCCGAGCGTTCGCTGCGGGTCGTACAGGGCAGTGCCACCCCGGAGGAGATCGCCGCGGTGACCGCGGTCCTCCTGGCGGCGCTGTCCCGCGCGGGGGCCGACCCCGGCCCGCCGGACCGCTCCCGCGTCCGTTGGCGCCGTCCGGAACGACAGGCCCTGTTCAACCCGTCCCGCAGCTGGCGCAGATGACCCTTCAGGAGATGACCGATGACCGATGACGACTACCGCGGAGGCGAACGCCCCGTCGCCCTGCTGTTGCCGGGGCAGGGTGCCCAGTACGCCCGGATGGCCGCGCCGTTGTACGAGCGGGAGCCCGATTTCCGGATGATCGTCGATGAGTTCCTGGAGTTGATGGGGGAGGAGGGGCGGCGAATCCGGGCCGACTGGCTGGGGGCGCACCCCGTCCTGCCCATCGACGCGGGGCGGCGCGCCCAGCCGCTGCTCTTCGCCGTCGGCTACGCGGTGGGCCTGTTGCTCCAGCGGCGCGGGCTGCGGCCCGGCGTGCTGCTCGGACACAGCGTCGGCGAACTCGCGGCGGCCACCCTGGCCGGAGTGTTCGACCTGCCGGGAGCGGCCCGCATCATGCTGGCCCGCTGCCGGGTCCTGGCGACCGCGCCCGCCGGGGGACTGCTCGCGGTCGCCGCCACTCCCGAGGACGTGGAGTCCCGGTTGGATCCGGACCTCGTCGAGCGGGGCGTCGTCGTCGGCGCGGTCAACGCCCCCGCGCAGACCGTGCTGGCGGGCCCGGAGGCGCTGCTCGGCGCCGTCGACCGCACCCTCAGGGACGCCGGGCTGGTGACACGGCGGGTGCGGGCCCGTGAGCCGTTCCACTCGCCGGTGCTCGACGAGGCCGCGCTCGTCTTCGAGGAGGCCGTCGCCGCCGAGTCGCCAGCCCCGCCGAGGATTCCGGTCCGCTCCGCCCGCACCGGCCGGCTGGTCCGGGCTGAGGACGCGGTCGACCCGGCGTTCTGGGCCCGACAGATGGCCGAGCCGGTGCTGTACTGGCAGGCGCTGGCAGGACTCCTCGACGACGGTGCGTACGTCCTGGTCGAGTCGGGCCCGGGCAACTCCCTGTCGGCTCCGGCCCGCCGTCACCGCTCGGTACGCTCCGGCGCCACCGAGGTGGTGTGCATGCTGCCGACGGAACGCGGCGACTGCTGGGCGACCTGGACGGCTGCCCTGCGCCGCCTGGAAGCCATGCACGGAACAACGGCGCGCGTATGAGGCCCCCTCAGCCTCCATCGCACGCGCCCTCTTCCCCTCCCTCTCCCTCTTCCTCCTCCGCGGGCCCGAGGGCCGCTTCCGCGCACCCCGTGCCTTCCGGCTCGCCGGAGATCAGCGCGCGGATCACCGGTGCCGCCACCCGCACCACGTCCTCCAGATCCGGCTCGCTCACGTCCGGCACGCGCAGCAGATAGCGGCCGCTGGCGATGCCCAGCATCATCACCGAGAACAGGCCAGCCCGGATCCGGGCGTCGGGCAGGTCGATGTGTTCGGCGATGGCGTCCACGGACTGGGTGGTCACCAGGGTGCGCAGTTCCTCCGCGGCCGCCTCGCTGGTCATGCTGGTCCGGACGAGGACGGCCATCGGGCTGTCCGGACTCGACGCCCACCGGCCCAGCATGGTCCGCAGGTAGTTCTCGGCGGTCGAGGCGGGGTCGGGGGTGGTCAGCTCGTCGATGGGGATCTCGAAGCTCACGGCCTCCTTGAAGAGTTGCTCCTTCGTCCCGAAGTACTGCATGACCGACGACTTGTGCGCCTGGGCTGCATCGGCGATCAGCCGGATCGTCGCCCGCTCGTAGCCGTACTGGGC encodes the following:
- a CDS encoding acyl carrier protein → MTAKAFTLDDLRRILREGAGEDFDLDDDIDDVTFVDLGYESLALLETGARIGREYGIELEDETLIDAETPRRLVDAVNAQLLATRA
- the fabG gene encoding 3-oxoacyl-ACP reductase FabG produces the protein MTDQQRVALVTGATSGIGLAVARMLGAQGHRVFLCARTEESVTATVKELREEGLTVEGRACDVRSGDDIRAFVRAAVDTFGTVDVLVNNAGRSGGGVTADLADELWADVIDTNLTSVFRMTREALTTGGMRHKDRGRIISIASTAGKQGVVLAAPYSASKHGVVGFTKALGNELAPTGITVNAVCPGYVETPMAQRVRAGYAAAYDTTEDAILEKFQAKIPLGRYSTPEEVAGLVGYLASDTAASITAQALNVCGGLGNF
- a CDS encoding aromatase/cyclase translates to MSQQGPREVEHEITVSAPAAAVHRLIADVANWPRIFPPTVHAEQLEQDGADERIRIWATANGEPKNWTSRRTLHPDALRIDFRQEVSAPPVAAMGGSWIIEELSADTSRVRLLHDYRAVDDDPEALAWIDRAVDRNSRTELAALKANVELVAGDSGVLLSFEDSVQIDGSAKDVYDFLNEANLWQERLPHVASVRLGEPAPGLQTLEMDTRTKDGSTHTTVSVRVCFPHQRIVYKQTTLPALMTLHTGYWLLEEHADGVRATSQHTVAINTANIASVLGPDAGLAEARELVRTALSGNSRATLGHAKAYAESRR
- a CDS encoding cytochrome P450, which produces MLSTQIPESDIDPYTDESILNPYDAYRALRDLGPVVRLDQYGVWAAARYQEVYEALHDHESFISGEGVGVTEQLNKAQHGSSLTSDPPYHDLVRGLVARHLTPKALREVQGYVADWANRLVDELIERGEFDAVTDFGQAFPLAIVPDLLGWPVEEGRERLLDWAAAGFNAFGPLNERTVAGFPLLKEMGEFLYRMSVPGNLRPGSWGAQLVADAQAGKIANELLPALLGDFLAPSMDTSVSALSSMLWLFGEHPGQWDLLKAEPSLAGNAFNEIVRRESPLRGFTRLLTRDRVLGGAELKAGSRMLLLYGSANRDERHWDDPETFDITRPDAAEHLGFGHGIHGCVGQALSRLEGKSLMDALLRKVRRIEVGVPTWRLHNTIRGIETLPVVLHA
- a CDS encoding ferredoxin; translation: MKLSVEFGRCEGHGLCEEAAPELFRLDDEGDLLVLYDPSAEIPSGQEPAAERAVRVCPVGALWRLDHSQAG
- a CDS encoding FAD-dependent monooxygenase — its product is MADRVGDHALVLGGSIAGLLAARALAEAYTRVTVVDRDELSEGPGPRRGVPQGRQIHGLSPRGQQVLEDLFPGFTERMAADGAPVEDTVARGDWFFGGRLLKKAPSTLVTVASSRPFLESRIRARVRELPGVTLLEGHEVTALTTAPGHGRVAGARVRDRAPGGTEREIGADLVVDAMGRGTRTPSWLTALGYPQVEEDRLEIGVGYATREYRVRPGARYDGQAIIVIASPENPRGGICAQIEQGRIQLTVNGVLGDMPPTDPGEFEAYAKSLPVPDLYELTQQAEPLGDPVAHRFPASVRRRYEKLSRFPDGLLLVGDAVCSFNPVYAQGMTMAALSALTLRSHLRAGAEPRPLPFLRDLARQAIGPCWEANLVNDLRFPGVEGRRTPKTRFTQAYSGLVQRAAARDAMVSHALIRVLSLADPGTALLRPRLLLRVLRNTLFRRSR
- a CDS encoding FAD-dependent oxidoreductase, with translation MTAHQEIRRLVVVGASLAGLRAVEAARAAGFTGEITLIGAEEHLPYDRTVLSKSFLDHPDIDPPVPHYRERVDLTDQLGVRLLLGAPAERLDAEARTVQVGGRQMPYDRLIVATGVRPRRLPAAQERSGVLSLRTVGDARALRRRLADARRVVVVGAGFIGAEVASAARGRGAETTLVDASPAPLARAVGPELGPLLSRMHTAHGARLRCGIDVAEVWPDRVVLSDDTALDADLVVAGVGAQPAVDWLAGSGLRLDDGVVCGPDLAASLPGIHAAGDAARWYNPLFEREMRLEHWSSAAEQGAIAARNALGASETCATVPYFWSDWYGVRIQFLGVPDAEHTEIFGDVDGHRFVALLGARDRLTGVLLVDRRRDTAKYRHMLRRRAGWREALDFAARREATGTTVGVRP